In a single window of the Biomphalaria glabrata chromosome 5, xgBioGlab47.1, whole genome shotgun sequence genome:
- the LOC129926218 gene encoding doublesex- and mab-3-related transcription factor A2-like: MQTIVSLPRHRSVRCGNELLVSSYWPTGCDITVTAKRARRDTDHEELRSSATSSPERGADSPRSVSVKDHDSPQTRSPTPQGGEYSPKYIRESSFTYRTPPSMANDHRLTPPAATKPELFSPALALEEAMLGSRDTGSKRSSLDMLCRVFPHMKRGVLQLILQGCNNDMVQAIEQVLNNPNTLLGSEAQPSNSGTTPHAPLSGIGMGVALNALAAGQVGLTSNGFFPQTYLPPSLGSSSFKSAFSPISTPPTAHLNSVRYTYGAAPVSRASNMASAAALALPYPPLLPSFTLSSTYGYGALSGANKALHYAIGCSCCPSKSYSSQGGEKTAGCIGD; the protein is encoded by the exons ATGCAGACCATTGTCTCGTTGCcgcgtcacaggtctgtacgatgtggcaacgagctattggtctccagtTATtggcccacaggttgcgacatcacag TGACTGCTAAAAGAGCCAGGCGTGATACAGATCACGAGGAACTTCGCAGTTCAGCTACGTCATCACCCGAGCGTGGAGCCGATTCGCCGAGGAGTGTTTCGGTTAAAGATCATGATTCACCCCAGACTCGCTCCCCGACTCCTCAGGGAGGAGAATATTCTCCAAAGTACATCCGTGAGTCCAGTTTCACCTACCGGACGCCCCCGTCGATGGCCAACGACCACAGACTGACCCCTCCCGCTGCTACAAAGCCGGAGCTGTTTAGCCCAGCGTTAGCGCTGGAAGAGGCGATGCTGGGCTCGCGGGACACCGGAAGCAAGAGATCTTCACTTGACATGCTGTGTCGGGTATTCCCGCACATGAAGAGAGGAGTCTTGCAGCTTATTCTTCAAGGCTGCAACAATGATATGGTCCAGGCGATCGAGCAGGTCCTCAATAACCCCAACACTTTGCTTGGAAGCGAGGCTCAGCCTTCGAACTCCGGAACCACACCGCACGCACCTCTTAGCGGCATCGGCATGGGCGTCGCTCTGAACGCGCTTGCGGCGGGACAGGTGGGTTTGACCAGCAACGGATTCTTTCCACAGACATACCTTCCCCCTTCGCTAGGATCGTCCAGCTTCAAGTCAGCCTTCTCCCCCATCAGCACGCCGCCCACGGCGCACCTCAACTCGGTGAGATACACTTACGGCGCCGCCCCTGTCTCGCGGGCCAGCAACATGGCGTCGGCGGCGGCTCTTGCGTTGCCTTACCCTCCTCTTCTGCCCAGTTTTACCCTCAGCTCCACTTACGGCTACGGGGCGCTGAGCGGGGCGAACAAAGCTCTGCACTACGCCATCGGGTGTTCCTGCTGCCCTTCCAAGTCGTACTCGAGTCAAGGAGGTGAGAAAACTGCTGGCTGCATCGGCGACTAG